The DNA sequence CGTTTCACCATCCCGTTACCAACCCACATGAACGTCCGTCATACCTTGCCAGCCCTTATGCTGGCCTTTTTTCTGTGTACCAGTCCGTTCGCAAGAGCCCAAACCCCGGCCCCGGCCGACGTCTACCAGCAGCTTCAGCAACTGGCCATCATGGAGCAGAAGATCATGATGCCCATGCGCGACGGCGTCCGGCTGGCCACCGATGTCTACCGACCCAAAACGGATAAACCCGTTCCCATCATTTTCTCTAAAACGCCCTACAATTTCAACAGCTGGGGTGATGGCGAACAACGCGCCGGCACCTACCAGGCCGCCCTCGACGCCGTACAGCGCGGCTATGCCTATGTTGTGCAGAACGAACGGGGCAAGTTTTTCTCCGAAGGGGAGTGGGATATCCTGGGGCCACCCACTACCGATGGCTACGACGCCTTCGCCTGGATGAAAGCCCAACCGTGGTCGAACGGCAAGATAGGGACGATGGGCTGCTCCTCAACGGCCGAATGGCAGATGGCCGTTGCCGCCCTCGATCACCCGGACCACGCGGCTATGGTACCCATGGGATTTGGCGCGGGCGTAGGCCGGGTGGCACCGTTTATGGAACAGGGAAACTGGTACCGGGGCGGAGCGCAGCAGATGCTGTTCACGACCTGGCTTTACGGCACCCAGACGGACGCGGCCCGGCCCATTTTCCCGAAAACGGCGACGAGTGACGACCTGACCCGGGCGTCGCGCTTCTATGACCTGGCTCCGGAAATGCCCAAAGTCGACTGGGCGCAGGGACTCCGGCACCTGCCCGTGCAGGATATCCTTAAAAACGTGAATGGGCAGAAGGGGGTCTACGATAAGATGATCGTTCGCCAGCCCAACGACCCCGACTGGTATAAGGGGGGGCTCTACCACGACAATATGCCCTTTAACAAGCCCAGCTACTGGTTCGTCTCCTGGTACGACGTGTCGAGCAGCCCCAATCTGGCACTGTTCAACCATGTCCGTAAAAACGCCACTGACCCAGCCATGCGCGACGCTCAATTTCTGGTCATTGCCCCTACCCTGCACTGTGCCTACAAACGCGCCACGAAGAACACCGTCGTGGGCGAACGGAGCGTAGGTGATGCCCGCCTGGATTACGATGGCCTGATTTACGGCTGGTTCGACTATTGGCTGAAGGGCGAGCAGAACGACGTGTTGACAAAAACGCCCCGGGTCCGATACTACACTATGGGTGCCAACAAATGGCAGACGGCCGAAACCTGGCCCCCGGCCAGCTCCCGCATGACCACTTATTACCTGTCGAGCAATGGCCGGGCCAACAGCTTATATGGCGACGGGAAGCTGACACCGGTGGCCCCCGGCAAGAACGAAAAGGCCGATGGTTTTGCCTACGATCCGGCCTACCCGGTTCCCTCTTACGGCGGCAATGTATGCTGTACCGGCACGGCCATTCAGGGCGGTGCCTTCGACCAGCACCAGATGGAAACCCGGCAGGATATCCTGGTCTACACGACCGAGCCCTTTGCCGAAGGCGTTGAGATGACCGGTTCGATCGAGACGACGCTGTACGTAGCCTCCGATGTCAAAGACACGGATTTCACCGTTAAAGTAATCGACGTTTATCCGGATGGCCAGGCGTTTAACCTGGACGAAACCATCCTGCGCGCCCGCTACCGCGACGGCTTCGATAAGGAAGTGATGATGGAAAACGGCAAGGTGTACAAACTTAACCTGAGCCCGATGGCAACGAGCAATTTCTTCGCACCGGGACACCGCATCCGGATCGAAGTGTCGAGCAGCAACTTTCCCCGCTTTGAGCGTAACCTGAACACGGGGGGCAAAAACTACGACGAGTCGAAAGGCGTAGTGGCTCATAACCAGGTGTTTCACACGGCCAGCTATCCGTCGCAAATCCGGCTGCCGCTGGTGACGAAATAGACGGCGCATCAACCGAACAAATCCCCGAACCACGCTGTTCTTTGTTCGATTCCGGCTCACTGGGACTGTACACCTTATACCCCTCATTGCTATGAAAGGCTTTCAATTTTCTGACTATATACCACCCGAGCAAAAAGAAGGCAACAAGTTTGACCAACTGCTCAATATCTTCCAGCAACTGCTGCTGCTGACCTCCGGCGATGTGGAGCAGGCGATGTCGTGGATGAGCCAGCTTGACCGGCAGTATGGCCTTACCGACGACAAATACGGCATCGGAAACTTCTTCGATGACCTGAAGGAGAAAGGCTATCTGACGGAGTCGAACGAGCAGGGCAAAATCGTGATGACGCCAAAAAGCGAGCAGACGATCCGGCGGTCGGCCCTCGAAGAGATCTTCGGCAAGCTCGAACGGTCGAAATCGGGCGGCAATCACCAGACACCTTACACCGGCACCGGCGATGAGCTAAGCAGCGACATGCGAACCTATCAGTTCGGCGATTCGCTGGAGCAGATCTCCATGACGGAGTCGATCCGAAACGCGCAGATCAACAGTGGCGTTGAGGACTTTACGTTGATGGAGCGCGACCTGGAGGTAACCCAGAAAGAGCAGAAAACGCAGACCTCGACAGTGCTGATGATCGACATCAGCCACTCGATGATTCTGTACGGCGAAGACCGGATCACCCCCGCTAAA is a window from the Spirosoma rigui genome containing:
- a CDS encoding CocE/NonD family hydrolase; translated protein: MNVRHTLPALMLAFFLCTSPFARAQTPAPADVYQQLQQLAIMEQKIMMPMRDGVRLATDVYRPKTDKPVPIIFSKTPYNFNSWGDGEQRAGTYQAALDAVQRGYAYVVQNERGKFFSEGEWDILGPPTTDGYDAFAWMKAQPWSNGKIGTMGCSSTAEWQMAVAALDHPDHAAMVPMGFGAGVGRVAPFMEQGNWYRGGAQQMLFTTWLYGTQTDAARPIFPKTATSDDLTRASRFYDLAPEMPKVDWAQGLRHLPVQDILKNVNGQKGVYDKMIVRQPNDPDWYKGGLYHDNMPFNKPSYWFVSWYDVSSSPNLALFNHVRKNATDPAMRDAQFLVIAPTLHCAYKRATKNTVVGERSVGDARLDYDGLIYGWFDYWLKGEQNDVLTKTPRVRYYTMGANKWQTAETWPPASSRMTTYYLSSNGRANSLYGDGKLTPVAPGKNEKADGFAYDPAYPVPSYGGNVCCTGTAIQGGAFDQHQMETRQDILVYTTEPFAEGVEMTGSIETTLYVASDVKDTDFTVKVIDVYPDGQAFNLDETILRARYRDGFDKEVMMENGKVYKLNLSPMATSNFFAPGHRIRIEVSSSNFPRFERNLNTGGKNYDESKGVVAHNQVFHTASYPSQIRLPLVTK
- a CDS encoding vWA domain-containing protein is translated as MKGFQFSDYIPPEQKEGNKFDQLLNIFQQLLLLTSGDVEQAMSWMSQLDRQYGLTDDKYGIGNFFDDLKEKGYLTESNEQGKIVMTPKSEQTIRRSALEEIFGKLERSKSGGNHQTPYTGTGDELSSDMRTYQFGDSLEQISMTESIRNAQINSGVEDFTLMERDLEVTQKEQKTQTSTVLMIDISHSMILYGEDRITPAKKVALALVELIKIKYPKDTLDIVVFGNDAWQIQAKELPYLEVGPYHTNTVAGLELAMDLLRRRKNKNKQIFMITDGKPTCLKEGIKYYKNSFGLDRKVVSKTLTLAAQARRLEIPVTTFMIASDPYLKQFVQEFTKVNNGRAYYSGLQGLGNMMFEDFQRNRRKNIK